The proteins below are encoded in one region of Peribacillus muralis:
- a CDS encoding ABC transporter ATP-binding protein — translation MLEVRNLSKKFGNNVVLDDVSFCVGREEFICLLGESGSGKSTIAELLIGLHEPCQGEIRWAEDSINCTQYVYQNPDRSFNPFWSMEQSLLEPLLLQKHSKKAALKKITSMMDHAGLPVELLKNKPSQCSGGQKQRMAIIRALLCNPRLLIADEITSALDPQTERTIIELLKEFQSSYHMSVLYITHRIQAIEGVADRVLVLDKGSIVESGTADEVLKYPRHPYTKNLLEACMYFEKRKKSIV, via the coding sequence ATGCTCGAGGTTCGCAATTTAAGTAAAAAGTTCGGAAATAATGTTGTGTTAGATGATGTGAGCTTTTGTGTAGGAAGAGAAGAATTTATTTGTTTGCTTGGTGAGTCGGGTTCTGGCAAGTCTACGATTGCTGAGCTATTAATTGGATTACATGAACCGTGTCAAGGCGAGATACGCTGGGCAGAAGACTCGATTAACTGCACACAATATGTTTATCAAAATCCAGACCGCTCCTTCAATCCATTTTGGTCAATGGAACAAAGCTTGTTGGAACCGCTTTTATTACAAAAACATTCAAAGAAAGCAGCATTGAAGAAAATTACTTCGATGATGGACCATGCAGGATTGCCAGTCGAGCTTCTAAAAAATAAGCCGAGTCAATGCTCTGGCGGACAAAAGCAGCGTATGGCCATCATTCGCGCATTACTATGTAACCCGCGCCTATTAATTGCTGATGAAATAACATCTGCGTTAGATCCGCAAACAGAAAGAACGATAATTGAATTGCTGAAAGAATTTCAAAGCTCTTACCATATGAGTGTTTTATACATTACACATCGTATTCAAGCCATTGAAGGTGTAGCAGACCGAGTTTTAGTATTGGATAAGGGCAGCATTGTTGAAAGTGGAACGGCTGATGAGGTATTGAAATATCCGCGGCACCCTTACACAAAAAATCTTCTGGAAGCTTGCATGTACTTCGAAAAAAGAAAAAAATCTATAGTCTAG
- a CDS encoding carbohydrate kinase produces the protein MKDQYILELIRENPFISQQELSVKLGLSRSAVAGYISTLTKKGEIIGRAYIVREESRITCIGGANIDRMSQTLKPIQYGTSNPATVRQSCGGISRNISENLGRLGCQVSLISLIGDDQEGKWLMEETKRYGVDVSQCLALNMEKTGTYTSILDESGEMVLAVADMQIYDQFSIEFIEARWSHLASSNIIFADSNLPEETLTYLIKRCEKEKLTLWINPVSAPKASRMPTNLQGIDLLIANRGEISIMSNMEVVTIEDCKEAAEQIIQRGVKQVIITLDRQGIFWAANDGRKEHLLPLQDNFQYNNGVDEALIGGILFGMNQNESFERSLRFGMAASSINLQTSNTNADITDEHLYAFAENDFKNYDTD, from the coding sequence GTGAAAGATCAGTATATTTTGGAATTAATCAGAGAAAATCCTTTTATTTCACAACAAGAATTATCAGTGAAACTTGGACTATCAAGATCAGCGGTGGCAGGTTATATTTCAACTCTGACGAAAAAGGGAGAAATAATTGGGAGAGCCTACATTGTGCGGGAAGAATCACGAATTACTTGCATCGGTGGAGCCAATATAGATCGTATGTCACAAACGTTGAAGCCCATTCAGTATGGTACTTCCAACCCGGCAACGGTTAGACAGTCCTGTGGCGGTATCTCCCGCAATATTTCAGAGAACCTCGGAAGGTTAGGCTGCCAAGTATCATTGATTTCTTTGATCGGAGATGACCAAGAAGGAAAATGGCTAATGGAAGAAACAAAACGATACGGAGTGGATGTTAGCCAATGCTTAGCATTGAATATGGAAAAGACTGGTACGTATACATCCATTCTTGATGAGTCTGGTGAAATGGTTTTAGCGGTGGCTGATATGCAAATCTATGACCAGTTTAGCATTGAGTTCATCGAAGCACGTTGGTCACATCTTGCTTCTTCCAATATAATTTTTGCAGATTCCAATCTTCCGGAAGAAACCTTGACTTATCTTATTAAAAGGTGTGAAAAAGAAAAGTTGACCTTATGGATTAATCCCGTTTCAGCCCCTAAAGCATCGCGAATGCCGACTAATTTACAGGGCATAGATTTATTGATTGCCAATCGTGGTGAAATATCGATAATGTCCAATATGGAAGTCGTCACGATTGAAGATTGTAAGGAGGCTGCCGAGCAAATCATCCAAAGAGGAGTCAAACAGGTGATCATCACCTTAGACAGGCAGGGGATTTTTTGGGCAGCTAATGATGGAAGGAAAGAGCATTTGCTGCCATTACAAGACAATTTTCAATATAACAATGGAGTGGATGAAGCATTGATAGGGGGCATTTTATTCGGCATGAATCAAAACGAATCTTTTGAACGATCTTTACGATTTGGCATGGCGGCTTCCTCAATCAACTTGCAAACATCAAACACCAATGCAGATATTACAGATGAGCATCTTTACGCATTTGCTGAAAATGACTTTAAGAACTATGATACTGATTGA
- a CDS encoding EamA family transporter, producing the protein MSKMYYYPLFVIFGACSYGVVSTIIKLSMLDGFSASEAVTSQFVMGFMLAVCIFAVQRKKLNSKGIKNIIPIGILTGMTNISYGLCLNYMPASLAVVLLFQFTWIGMLISCIAKRQFPGRAEYFSIFLLFVGTIPAAGLMDVDITRVPLQGLLFAIFIF; encoded by the coding sequence ATGAGTAAAATGTACTATTATCCTTTGTTTGTGATTTTCGGGGCATGCAGCTACGGCGTAGTTTCAACAATCATAAAACTATCCATGCTTGATGGTTTTTCAGCCTCGGAAGCAGTTACAAGCCAATTCGTCATGGGCTTTATGCTTGCTGTTTGTATATTTGCCGTTCAAAGAAAAAAGTTGAATAGTAAGGGAATCAAAAATATCATCCCCATAGGGATCTTGACAGGAATGACCAATATTTCGTATGGTCTTTGCTTGAATTATATGCCTGCATCATTAGCTGTTGTTCTTTTATTTCAATTTACGTGGATCGGCATGCTCATTTCTTGCATTGCAAAACGGCAATTCCCTGGGCGAGCGGAATACTTCTCCATATTTTTATTATTTGTCGGAACCATTCCGGCAGCTGGCTTAATGGATGTCGACATAACGAGGGTTCCTCTTCAAGGTTTGCTATTCGCTATTTTTATTTTTTAA
- a CDS encoding EamA family transporter — MTTSNRLVLVSFFAFITTAVFQTPQIIWEGTLFTEGLWIYGLALGLFGMILPVYLFSISIPKIGLSKSSILSAVELPVAMIISVILLNEMVTLLQIFGVLIIIFGIFLSTLSREEMVEKENREKVFN, encoded by the coding sequence ATGACAACATCTAATCGATTAGTCTTGGTTTCTTTCTTTGCTTTCATAACGACAGCTGTCTTTCAAACTCCACAAATAATTTGGGAGGGCACGCTATTTACTGAAGGTCTCTGGATATATGGTTTAGCGTTGGGGTTATTTGGGATGATCCTTCCGGTATATCTGTTCAGCATATCCATTCCCAAGATAGGATTAAGTAAATCGTCGATATTGAGTGCAGTTGAGTTGCCAGTCGCAATGATAATCTCGGTAATTTTGTTAAATGAAATGGTCACTTTGTTGCAAATTTTCGGAGTATTAATCATAATATTTGGTATTTTTTTATCGACTTTAAGTCGAGAAGAGATGGTTGAAAAAGAAAATAGGGAAAAAGTATTTAACTAA
- a CDS encoding ABC transporter substrate-binding protein encodes MKKILFLFVAVLLFVTGCSKSNESSSSTSKSGLDDKKIVKIGWQNSGFPSPFTFDTNGPGGFLRNSFLFDTLTWKDDTGVIPWLAPSWEVSEDNLEYTFTLEKDVTFHDGESLTADDVVFSYNYFKENTFQWNTDMTKVASAEKISDHEVKITLTEPYVPFISEIAGKLPIIPKHIWSKVEQPLEYQEDEALIGSGPFTLDSYDSATGNYKFAKNENYFKGDVTVDEVQYLATENRMLSLQNKEIDGGMTFNYTEVQQLEKSGYGVLKSEPTGSAVRVVFNLKNEKLSDKNLRQAIAYALDRSSIAEKLTGNSEVMVGSAGVIPPDSTWYKKDVKQYDYNVEQANAILDKLGYEKNDAGIREDLDLSVLVSSTSKEAELMKSMLANVGIKLDIQTVDSATFSTAMAEGNYDMSITGHIGLSGDPDFLRLWFSGQASNSLAGKGVFENEEFQKLASLQLKQGNEAERKATVDEMQDILAEELPTLVLYHRPFYYVYDSSVFSGWFNTYGGISDGIPLTDNKAVFVDYK; translated from the coding sequence TTGAAGAAAATATTATTTTTATTCGTTGCCGTACTTCTATTTGTAACTGGATGCTCAAAATCAAATGAGTCATCTTCAAGTACATCTAAATCTGGATTGGATGATAAGAAAATTGTGAAAATCGGGTGGCAAAACAGTGGATTCCCGTCACCATTTACATTTGATACAAATGGTCCGGGTGGATTTTTACGGAACTCATTTTTATTTGATACGTTAACCTGGAAGGATGATACTGGTGTTATTCCTTGGTTAGCACCGTCTTGGGAAGTGTCAGAAGATAATCTGGAATATACATTTACATTAGAAAAAGATGTAACATTCCATGACGGAGAATCATTAACGGCGGATGATGTAGTATTCTCCTATAACTATTTTAAAGAAAATACTTTTCAATGGAATACAGATATGACAAAGGTCGCTTCAGCAGAAAAAATTTCTGACCATGAAGTGAAAATTACTCTAACAGAGCCGTATGTTCCGTTCATTTCTGAAATCGCTGGCAAGTTACCGATCATTCCAAAACATATCTGGTCAAAAGTTGAACAACCATTAGAGTATCAGGAGGATGAAGCTTTAATTGGCTCAGGTCCATTTACACTTGATAGCTATGATTCAGCAACAGGTAATTATAAGTTTGCCAAAAACGAAAATTACTTTAAAGGTGACGTGACAGTGGATGAAGTTCAATATTTAGCAACTGAAAACCGTATGTTATCTTTACAAAACAAAGAAATCGATGGCGGTATGACATTTAACTATACAGAAGTGCAACAGCTTGAAAAATCTGGATATGGCGTTCTGAAAAGCGAACCTACTGGCAGCGCCGTTCGTGTCGTATTCAACTTGAAAAACGAAAAATTAAGTGATAAAAATCTCCGTCAAGCGATTGCTTATGCATTGGATCGTTCTTCAATTGCTGAGAAATTAACGGGTAACTCGGAAGTAATGGTTGGCAGTGCAGGTGTCATTCCCCCAGATTCAACTTGGTATAAAAAAGACGTGAAACAATATGATTACAATGTTGAACAGGCAAATGCCATCCTCGATAAGCTAGGTTACGAGAAAAATGATGCAGGCATCCGTGAAGATTTGGATTTAAGCGTACTTGTTTCTTCAACTTCTAAAGAAGCTGAATTAATGAAATCAATGCTTGCCAATGTTGGGATTAAACTTGATATACAAACAGTCGACTCAGCAACATTCTCAACGGCCATGGCTGAAGGGAACTATGACATGTCAATTACAGGGCATATCGGTTTAAGCGGTGACCCAGACTTCTTACGTTTATGGTTTAGCGGGCAAGCTAGTAACTCCCTAGCCGGTAAAGGCGTATTCGAAAACGAAGAGTTCCAGAAGCTTGCAAGTCTTCAATTGAAACAAGGAAATGAAGCAGAGCGCAAAGCTACAGTTGATGAAATGCAGGATATTTTAGCTGAAGAATTACCAACACTTGTGTTATACCACCGTCCATTCTATTACGTGTATGATTCAAGCGTATTTTCTGGTTGGTTCAATACCTATGGCGGTATTTCGGATGGTATTCCTTTAACGGATAACAAAGCAGTATTTGTGGATTACAAATGA
- a CDS encoding carbohydrate kinase family protein, which produces MTITFNAGKQKSPIICIGGANIDKKLYTKNEIVKKTSNPVIGSSRTVGGVARNIAENLGRLGEEVILLSARGNDSDWLDIYQASSPFMNLDHVIKIDDLSTGSYTAVIDQSGDLSLALADMKVFDYISPALLLKNINILLMAKCIIVDLNCPSETIDFLGIFTAEHQIPLVIIPVSSQKMSALPKKMNAVSWLIVNKDETETYFNVKINDRKDWEHSVKMWLGLGVKNVIVTNGSKGIITGVANGEIQHFPSIETPIVADVTGAGDSFCSGVIYSWLQKREFECVIKSGLVNAHKTIMSKYTVRQELSQTQFKLDMEEFLNEKIY; this is translated from the coding sequence TTGACTATTACTTTTAATGCGGGTAAACAAAAGTCCCCCATTATTTGTATAGGGGGAGCTAATATTGATAAGAAATTATATACAAAAAATGAAATTGTTAAAAAAACCTCCAATCCTGTCATAGGATCTTCTAGAACCGTTGGAGGTGTGGCAAGGAATATTGCCGAGAACTTAGGACGTTTAGGTGAAGAAGTTATACTGCTTTCAGCACGAGGAAATGATTCCGATTGGTTGGATATTTATCAAGCATCCTCGCCTTTTATGAATTTGGACCATGTCATTAAGATTGACGACTTATCAACGGGTTCCTACACGGCCGTTATTGACCAAAGCGGAGATTTATCTTTAGCCCTAGCCGATATGAAGGTTTTTGATTATATTTCACCTGCTTTGCTTTTAAAAAATATAAACATCCTTCTTATGGCCAAATGCATTATTGTGGACTTGAATTGTCCAAGTGAAACGATAGATTTTCTTGGAATATTTACTGCGGAACACCAAATTCCCTTAGTCATTATTCCTGTTTCATCTCAAAAAATGAGCGCCCTACCTAAAAAAATGAATGCAGTGAGTTGGCTGATTGTCAATAAAGATGAAACGGAGACTTATTTCAATGTCAAAATCAACGATAGGAAAGATTGGGAACATTCTGTAAAGATGTGGCTGGGGCTAGGAGTGAAAAATGTAATTGTGACTAACGGATCAAAAGGAATCATTACTGGTGTTGCTAATGGTGAGATACAGCATTTTCCATCTATTGAAACACCTATAGTGGCTGATGTCACAGGTGCAGGAGATTCATTTTGTTCAGGTGTCATTTATTCCTGGTTACAAAAGCGGGAATTTGAATGTGTCATCAAATCGGGCTTGGTCAATGCTCATAAAACGATCATGTCAAAATATACAGTTAGGCAAGAATTGTCACAAACACAATTTAAATTGGATATGGAGGAATTTTTAAATGAAAAAATATATTGA
- a CDS encoding ATP-binding cassette domain-containing protein codes for MNKVYKLPIIVIGILFIVAFIGPIFVPYDPFSYDAASLLSPSADHWLGTNRLGQDILSQLIYGTRTSILIGLCIAACSTILVVVLGLLAGYFPILDKVINGVANVLLVLPNLLLILIIMSFAGGGMAQLVIILSLLSWPSYMRIVRSAVLTLKEREFVKSSQLFGGHSLYILRAHIFPHLRPIVKTKFILTCKSAILTEAGLAFLGLGDPNFISWGSMLNEAFSQPSTFLNSSWTWIVIPPVLFLTILTMSLAFLLEEKTKKPSKLKKVAIDTIQNGLDDLAAYHVNIAFEEKKVVSDVSFQIKSGEIVSLIGPSGSGKTTLARAMYGLLPTDVWSGDIQYDGKSVRNPQFANDCYWKTCAYIYQDARSAFNPLLKLKDQFLEIGISMEQSVAAVEEVSLPKNILEKYPHECSGGMLSRSLIALAFANKPKFIIADECTSALDPILKKEIVLLLEEKVRAYNISLLFITHDMDVAYAISDRTLSIVEGHVEEEVLFNARGSQFK; via the coding sequence ATGAATAAGGTCTATAAGCTACCTATTATAGTAATTGGAATATTATTTATAGTAGCTTTTATTGGTCCAATTTTTGTTCCATATGATCCCTTTTCATATGATGCCGCTTCCCTATTAAGTCCATCCGCCGATCACTGGCTTGGAACAAATAGATTAGGACAGGATATCTTAAGTCAATTAATCTATGGGACACGCACTAGTATTTTAATTGGGTTATGCATTGCTGCCTGCTCGACAATTTTAGTGGTAGTACTAGGTTTACTAGCAGGGTATTTTCCTATATTGGATAAGGTGATCAATGGCGTTGCAAACGTTTTATTAGTACTGCCTAATTTGCTATTGATCTTGATCATCATGTCGTTCGCCGGTGGTGGAATGGCACAGCTTGTCATTATATTAAGCTTGCTGTCATGGCCTTCGTATATGCGTATAGTGCGTTCGGCCGTCCTTACGTTGAAGGAACGGGAATTTGTTAAATCCTCCCAATTGTTCGGCGGTCATTCCTTATATATTTTACGTGCACACATATTTCCGCATTTACGGCCAATAGTGAAGACGAAATTTATATTAACATGTAAATCAGCGATATTGACGGAAGCTGGACTGGCATTTTTAGGGCTTGGTGACCCAAATTTCATTTCATGGGGAAGCATGTTAAATGAAGCATTTTCACAACCATCCACTTTCTTGAATTCAAGCTGGACTTGGATTGTTATCCCTCCAGTGCTATTCCTCACTATTTTAACAATGAGCTTAGCGTTTTTACTTGAGGAAAAAACGAAGAAACCGTCAAAACTGAAAAAGGTGGCAATTGATACGATTCAGAATGGGTTGGATGATTTGGCCGCCTATCATGTCAACATTGCCTTTGAGGAGAAAAAGGTTGTCTCGGATGTTTCTTTCCAAATTAAAAGCGGGGAAATTGTGAGTTTGATTGGTCCTTCTGGTTCAGGCAAGACTACTTTAGCTCGTGCGATGTACGGATTATTACCAACTGATGTATGGTCAGGTGATATCCAATATGATGGGAAATCTGTTAGAAATCCACAATTCGCCAATGATTGTTACTGGAAAACGTGTGCCTATATTTATCAAGATGCCCGTTCAGCATTTAACCCATTATTGAAACTGAAGGATCAGTTCTTGGAAATTGGGATATCGATGGAGCAGTCGGTTGCAGCTGTGGAGGAAGTATCGTTGCCTAAAAATATTCTAGAAAAGTATCCGCATGAATGTTCGGGCGGGATGCTAAGTCGGTCGTTAATTGCATTAGCTTTCGCCAATAAGCCGAAATTCATTATTGCTGATGAATGTACGAGTGCACTTGATCCGATTTTAAAGAAAGAAATAGTTCTTTTGCTTGAGGAAAAAGTGAGAGCTTATAATATTAGCTTATTATTTATAACGCATGATATGGACGTAGCCTATGCCATTTCAGATCGTACGCTATCAATCGTTGAAGGGCATGTGGAAGAGGAGGTATTATTCAATGCTCGAGGTTCGCAATTTAAGTAA
- a CDS encoding pseudouridine-5'-phosphate glycosidase — translation MKKYIELSLEVQEAKASGQAVVALESTIISHGMPYPQNVKMAREVEQIVRDNGAVPATIAIIDGKIKIGLTDEELEIFGKSPNVAKVSRRDLAQIIATKQLGATTVATTMICAELADIKVFVTGGIGGVHKGAETTMDISADLEELAQTDVAVICAGAKSILDLALTLEYLETKGVPVIGYGTECLPAFYTRESEHKLNFFTDSVDVIAETLKTKWELNLKGGAVITNPIPVEYAMDQDYINGIIDQAIREAEENHIVGKDSTPFLLGKIKELTGGKSLDANIELVKHNAKVGTQIAVSFNEKLSDNKLRV, via the coding sequence ATGAAAAAATATATTGAACTATCTTTAGAAGTGCAAGAAGCAAAAGCATCAGGCCAAGCAGTGGTTGCTTTAGAATCCACTATCATTTCTCATGGAATGCCTTATCCTCAAAATGTAAAAATGGCTCGTGAAGTTGAACAAATTGTACGTGATAACGGTGCGGTTCCAGCAACAATCGCAATCATTGATGGAAAAATCAAAATCGGATTGACAGATGAAGAGCTCGAGATTTTTGGGAAAAGCCCAAATGTTGCTAAGGTATCAAGACGTGATTTGGCACAAATCATCGCTACCAAACAACTAGGGGCAACAACTGTTGCTACGACGATGATTTGTGCGGAGTTAGCTGACATCAAAGTTTTTGTAACTGGAGGTATCGGCGGGGTTCATAAAGGAGCGGAAACGACTATGGATATATCAGCTGACCTGGAGGAATTGGCTCAAACCGATGTAGCTGTCATATGTGCAGGAGCTAAATCGATCCTGGACTTGGCCCTTACTCTTGAATACCTTGAAACAAAAGGAGTGCCAGTAATAGGATATGGAACGGAATGCCTTCCAGCTTTTTACACTAGGGAAAGTGAGCATAAATTAAACTTCTTTACGGATTCGGTAGATGTAATTGCTGAAACATTAAAAACTAAGTGGGAATTAAACCTTAAGGGCGGGGCAGTCATTACTAACCCGATTCCAGTAGAATATGCCATGGATCAAGATTACATTAATGGAATCATCGATCAAGCAATCCGTGAAGCAGAAGAAAATCATATTGTCGGTAAAGATAGTACGCCATTCCTACTAGGGAAAATCAAAGAATTAACAGGCGGTAAAAGCCTTGATGCCAACATCGAATTAGTAAAGCATAATGCTAAAGTGGGAACCCAAATTGCCGTAAGTTTCAATGAAAAACTAAGTGATAATAAACTGAGAGTGTAA
- a CDS encoding ABC transporter permease → MIKKILTLYGSVFVILLLLNFFLPRLMPGGPIEYLDGQDSGPMLTEAQKASMIEYYNLDASLGEQFIDYLGGLLHLEFGYSFSYKEPVTDIVLNHLPYTLWIVGISTTLSLILGILFGLWSGWFHFKRGDRRFMLTMMAVGALPEFLVGMILLLVFAVYMGFLPMSGASEPFLSSDSWWTVIADYAQHAALPIITLTIVSISSTYLLVRNETIQVISSPFIEFAKMKGIKRNRLVYRHILKNALLPIFTLMMIRIGTLFTGAIFVETLFSYPGIGKLLKEAVLSRDYPLMHGLFFVFSAIILLFNALADFLYPKLDPRVKGGNKNE, encoded by the coding sequence ATGATAAAAAAAATATTGACGCTATACGGCTCAGTATTTGTCATATTATTATTACTCAATTTCTTTCTCCCTCGGCTTATGCCGGGGGGGCCAATTGAGTATTTGGATGGCCAGGATAGCGGGCCGATGCTAACCGAAGCGCAAAAGGCTTCCATGATTGAATACTACAACCTCGATGCCTCTTTAGGTGAACAATTTATTGATTATCTAGGAGGGCTCCTGCATTTGGAATTCGGTTATTCGTTTTCTTATAAGGAGCCAGTTACTGATATAGTATTAAATCATTTACCGTACACCTTATGGATTGTAGGGATTTCAACAACGCTTTCATTAATCCTCGGAATACTATTTGGTTTATGGTCAGGCTGGTTCCATTTTAAACGTGGTGATCGGCGCTTTATGCTAACAATGATGGCAGTTGGGGCATTGCCTGAATTTTTAGTGGGAATGATTTTATTATTAGTATTCGCTGTTTATATGGGTTTTCTGCCCATGAGCGGTGCAAGTGAACCATTTTTAAGCTCGGATTCGTGGTGGACGGTCATTGCCGATTATGCTCAGCATGCTGCGCTACCGATTATCACATTAACGATTGTAAGTATTTCAAGTACTTACTTATTAGTAAGAAATGAAACGATTCAAGTGATCTCTTCACCATTTATTGAATTTGCAAAAATGAAAGGAATTAAACGAAATCGCTTAGTGTATCGCCATATCTTAAAAAATGCTCTACTGCCGATTTTCACACTAATGATGATCCGTATAGGTACACTATTTACTGGAGCTATTTTTGTAGAAACGTTGTTTTCTTATCCCGGTATTGGAAAGCTGTTAAAAGAAGCAGTGTTATCAAGGGACTATCCACTAATGCATGGACTGTTTTTTGTATTTTCAGCAATCATACTGCTTTTCAATGCTTTAGCTGATTTCCTTTATCCGAAGCTAGACCCACGTGTTAAGGGGGGAAATAAAAATGAATAA
- a CDS encoding peptidoglycan-binding domain-containing protein: MKKILTSLVVLTMALGISISTASASAGGFHHPDSWDKNSILRKDTHGVEVRNMQYILNVLGFYTDSAVVDVDGIFGPKTEAGVRKYQKQNNLKADGVVGPRTWDSFSQYIKKNGKNTYGAGGNMGLRMKWQYDDSSYTSGSKAYIYGNGDTLSDQYRLYAN; this comes from the coding sequence ATGAAGAAAATACTCACTAGTTTGGTAGTATTAACAATGGCCCTAGGGATATCTATTTCCACCGCATCCGCATCCGCCGGAGGATTCCACCATCCCGATAGCTGGGATAAAAATTCTATTTTGCGTAAGGACACTCATGGGGTGGAGGTCAGAAACATGCAGTATATCCTGAATGTCTTGGGGTTTTATACCGATTCAGCGGTCGTTGACGTGGATGGGATATTCGGACCGAAAACCGAAGCGGGTGTAAGGAAATATCAAAAACAAAACAACCTGAAAGCGGATGGTGTGGTTGGGCCCAGGACGTGGGACAGCTTTTCGCAATACATTAAGAAAAATGGCAAAAACACCTATGGAGCAGGTGGTAACATGGGACTGAGAATGAAATGGCAGTACGACGACTCATCCTATACATCCGGATCCAAAGCTTATATTTACGGTAATGGAGATACATTAAGCGACCAATACCGCTTGTATGCGAATTGA
- a CDS encoding cysteine hydrolase family protein, which produces MGKSALMIIDVQTAVMEESYKRDKVIDNINHLIHRARGQQIPIIYIQHESEEGPMKKGEPGWKLHPGLETPLHQEVTIFKRVPNSFSHTALKQTLDKQGVTQLYICGAQTEYCVDSTCRGAFDLDYDVTLVSDAHTTNDADHLSAPRIIEHVHETLKNFWSPNAKIRLKKSTELDWMQSEIKSEPLI; this is translated from the coding sequence GTGGGAAAGAGTGCTTTAATGATCATTGATGTGCAAACGGCCGTCATGGAAGAAAGCTATAAACGCGATAAGGTAATTGATAATATCAACCATTTAATACATCGTGCAAGAGGGCAGCAAATACCGATCATCTATATTCAACACGAATCCGAAGAAGGGCCGATGAAAAAGGGAGAACCTGGGTGGAAGCTTCACCCAGGGCTTGAGACCCCACTTCATCAAGAGGTGACCATCTTCAAACGTGTACCGAATTCGTTTAGCCACACCGCATTAAAACAAACACTCGACAAGCAAGGCGTAACACAGCTTTATATTTGTGGCGCACAGACGGAATACTGTGTTGATTCCACATGTCGCGGAGCCTTTGATTTAGACTATGATGTCACCCTTGTCTCGGATGCCCACACAACGAATGATGCAGATCATCTGTCAGCTCCGCGCATCATCGAACATGTCCATGAGACGTTAAAGAACTTTTGGAGTCCAAATGCGAAGATCCGTTTGAAAAAATCGACAGAACTTGATTGGATGCAAAGCGAAATCAAAAGTGAACCATTGATCTGA